In Solanum stenotomum isolate F172 chromosome 6, ASM1918654v1, whole genome shotgun sequence, one DNA window encodes the following:
- the LOC125868691 gene encoding uncharacterized protein LOC125868691, which produces MPLRRPVRGRPTGCNVDEQDLPNSPEVQPQGEVTNVEFREAIRMLTQVVTNQAGQQRGARQEEFEQWGDGVLRYQGRLCVPMVDGLQERIMEEAHSSRYSIHPSYTKMYRDLKEVYWWNSMKKSIVEFVVKCPNCQQIKTDGQAERTIQTLEDMLRACVIDFKGNWDDHLPLIEFVYNNSYHSSIQMAPYEALFGRRYRSPIGWFEVGEAGLIGPDLVHQAMEKVKVIQERLKTAQSHQKSYTDVRRRALEFEVDDWVYLKVSPMKAIMRFGKKGKLSPRYNGPYQISKRIGNKCMGDPSLILPTENIRIKDSLSYEEIPVQMLDRQVRRLRMKDVASVKVLWRNQFVEEATWEAEEDMKKRYPHLFETGENVDQGKGQARVSGACTGCRPREEDDTRDRTGYYTRVYVDVYVSMDLGRNELLYESKLLGCFWAGLVLKPG; this is translated from the exons atgcctcTACGAAGACCAGTCAGAGGTCGTCCTACTGGATGCAATGTTGATGAACAAGATTTACCCAATTCACCTGAAGTACAACCGCAAGGAGAAGTGACAAATGTTGAGTTCCGTGAGGCTATTAGGATGCTCACTCAAGTTGTGACTAACCAAGCTGGGCAGCAGAGAGGAgctcgacaagaagag tttgaacaatggggagatggtgttttgagatatcaaggtagattgtgtgtacctatggtggatggactccaagagaggatcatggaggaagctcatagctccagatattccattcatccgagttacacaaagatgtatcgtgatttgaaagaagtgtattggtggaatagtatgaagaagagCATTGTAGAATTTGTTgttaagtgtccaaattgccaacaaattaaa actgatgggcaagcagagcgcactattcagacattagaagatatgttgagagcttgtgtgattgatttcaaagggaattgggatgatcacctacctctcattgagtttgtttacaacaacagttaccactctagcatccaaatggctccttatgaagctctttttgggagaagatacagatctcctattggatggtttgaagttggtgaagcagggttgataggacccgatttagttcaccaagctatggagaaggtgaaagtgattcaagaaaggttgaaaacggcacagagtcatCAAAAATcatacactgatgttaggagaagggcgttagagttcgaagtagatgattgggtatatttgaaagtttcacccatgaaggctattatgaggtttggtaagaagggaaagcttagtccccggtataatGGACCTTATCaaatatccaaaaggattggcaat aaatgcatgggcgatccttcattgatcctaccaactgaaaatattaggatcaaggatagcttatcctatgaggagattcctgttcagatgttagatcgccaagttcgtaggttgagaatgAAAgatgtagcatcagtcaaggtcctttggaggaaccaatttgttgaagaagctacttgggaagctgaggaggatatgaaaaagagatatccacatctctttgaaaccgGAGAAAATGttgaccaag GGAAAGGACAAGCCCGCGTTTCTGGAGCTTGTACTGGTTGTCGACCCCGTGAGGAAGACGACACGAGGGATCGTACTGGTTACTATACGAGGGTGTATGTAGATGTGTATGTATCGATGGATCTGGGAAGAAATGAGCTGCTGTATGAATCGAAATTGCTGGGCTGTTTTTGGGCTGGTTTGGTCTTAAAACCTGGCTGA